From a region of the Gossypium raimondii isolate GPD5lz chromosome 10, ASM2569854v1, whole genome shotgun sequence genome:
- the LOC105778490 gene encoding uncharacterized protein LOC105778490, translating into MGSHSIITSISSAPPSLPLRSVPEVVAFSGHLSHRKTRGLLLYPQTANAFSSPLLVHAPVVFAFSNDLFNRKRRGLEVVTRAGANTSSYVFAAVFPLSLLAITIFTSIKIADKLDEDFLEDISINQAVKEAEDEGDDGGDGDDDAISLEEIVQEPVLPRTRNRPKREV; encoded by the exons ATGGGGAGTCACTCAATCATCACCAGTATTAGCTCAGCCCCACCTTCACTCCCTCTCCGTTCTGTTCCGGAGGTCGTTGCATTCTCCGGCCACCTATCTCACCGGAAAACGAGAGGGCTCCTTCTCTATCCCCAGACCGCAAATGCATTCTCCAGCCCACTCCTCGTGCATGCTCCGGTAGTTTTTGCATTCTCCAACGACCTGTTTAACCGGAAAAGGAGAGGACTAGAGGTGGTGACACGTGCGGGCGCCAACACCAGCAGCTACGTGTTCGCGGCAGTGTTCCCGCTCTCACTCCTGGCTATCACCATCTTTACTTCCATCAAGATTGCTGATAAGCTCGACGAAGACTTCCTAGAAGAT ATCTCTATAAATCAAGCAGTAAAGGAGGCAGAGGACGAGGGTGATGATGGtggtgatggtgatgatgatgctATTTCATTGGAGGAAATAGTGCAAGAACCTGTGCTTCCACGTACTCGAAATCGTCCCAAGAGGGAAGTGTAA
- the LOC105778346 gene encoding LOB domain-containing protein 21 produces MRSHEPRSTSSCAACKLLKRRCSPTCIFAPYFRSDEPKKFAKVHKVFGASNVSKILIEVPEEQREDTVNSLVYEAEARLRDPVYGCIGAIALLQRKMIELQHDLALARARLARYAANYSTGVAGTELDRLTVTGLGEFLVACGGFMDSFNQSSSYQVNQDAHMYDLTQIPYVYHDQL; encoded by the coding sequence ATGAGGAGCCATGAGCCACGTTCCACTTCCTCTTGTGCAGCTTGCAAGCTCTTGAAAAGGAGGTGCAGTCCCACCTGCATTTTCGCACCCTATTTCCGGTCTGACGAGCCGAAGAAATTCGCAAAGGTCCATAAAGTTTTCGGAGCTAGCAACGTGAGCAAGATCTTGATCGAGGTTCCCGAAGAACAGCGTGAGGACACCGTGAACTCCTTGGTTTACGAAGCTGAGGCAAGGCTCCGTGACCCCGTCTACGGTTGCATAGGTGCCATAGCCTTGTTGCAAAGGAAGATGATCGAGCTTCAACACGATTTGGCCCTCGCGAGAGCTCGTTTGGCTCGATATGCTGCGAACTACTCGACCGGTGTTGCTGGTACAGAACTTGACCGGCTTACCGTGACGGGTTTAGGTGAGTTCCTAGTTGCTTGTGGTGGATTCATGGATAGTTTTAACCAAAGTTCATCATATCAAGTGAACCAAGATGCACATATGTATGATCTTACCCAAATTCCATATGTATATCATGATCAACTTTGA